The Micromonospora sp. WMMD961 genome has a segment encoding these proteins:
- a CDS encoding LacI family DNA-binding transcriptional regulator yields the protein MKRPTIADVARRAGVSKGAVSYALNGQPGVSEATRQRILTIATEIGFSPSSAARALSAAAAGAVGLALCRPARTLGVEPFFMALISGVEAELSARSYALTLQVVADHDAEIAVYRRWWGERRVDGVLVCDLRSHDRRIPALEQIQLPAVVIGGPGGTGELASLWSDDAAALTEAVEYLVALGHRRIARVGGLPDLRHTEIRTEAFTAVCQRLGLVDAVTVSSDYTGEEGGRATRRLLSSAQRPTAVIYDNDVMAIAGLSVAQEMGLTVPADLSVVAWDDSPLCRLVHPPLTALGRDIAAYGAHAARQLLAVIGGHPAGRVQDETPHLTPRGSTAPPRRG from the coding sequence GTGAAGCGGCCGACAATCGCCGACGTCGCCCGACGCGCCGGGGTGTCCAAGGGCGCCGTCTCGTACGCGCTCAACGGCCAGCCCGGCGTCTCCGAAGCCACCCGGCAGCGGATCCTGACCATCGCCACGGAGATCGGGTTCAGCCCGAGCAGCGCCGCCCGAGCCCTCTCCGCCGCCGCCGCCGGGGCGGTCGGTCTGGCCCTGTGCCGGCCGGCCCGGACACTCGGGGTCGAGCCGTTCTTCATGGCGCTGATCAGCGGCGTCGAGGCCGAACTCTCCGCCCGCTCGTACGCGCTGACCCTCCAGGTGGTGGCCGACCACGACGCCGAGATCGCGGTCTACCGGCGCTGGTGGGGCGAACGCCGGGTCGACGGGGTGCTGGTCTGCGACCTGCGGAGCCACGACCGTCGCATTCCCGCCCTGGAGCAGATCCAACTGCCGGCGGTGGTGATCGGCGGGCCCGGCGGCACCGGTGAGCTGGCCAGTCTCTGGTCCGACGACGCCGCCGCGCTGACCGAGGCGGTGGAGTACCTGGTCGCGCTCGGACACCGGCGGATCGCCCGGGTCGGCGGCCTGCCCGACCTGCGGCACACCGAGATCCGCACCGAGGCCTTCACGGCGGTCTGCCAGCGGCTCGGCCTGGTCGACGCCGTCACCGTCTCGTCCGACTACACCGGCGAGGAGGGCGGCCGGGCTACCCGCCGCCTGCTCAGCTCCGCCCAGCGGCCCACGGCGGTCATCTACGACAACGACGTGATGGCCATCGCCGGGCTCTCCGTGGCCCAGGAGATGGGGCTCACCGTGCCCGCGGATCTGTCCGTCGTGGCCTGGGACGACTCGCCGCTGTGCCGGCTGGTGCACCCGCCGTTGACAGCGCTGGGCCGGGACATCGCGGCATACGGCGCGCACGCCGCCCGTCAGCTTCTCGCCGTCATCGGCGGACACCCGGCCGGCCGGGTGCAGGACGAGACACCCCACCTCACACCGCGCGGCAGCACCGCACCACCCCGGCGGGGATGA
- a CDS encoding glycoside hydrolase family 2 protein — protein MSRQALYDGWMLRAAHGAQVPPDIAGRAVPATVPGCVHTDLLDAGLIPDPCLDDNELTLAWIGRTGWTYQTSFRPPSGDHDRVDLVCAGLDTVATIAVNGVEVGRTENMHRGYRFDVRSSLRDGDNDLVVAFGSAYRYAEAQQERLGDRPNAYPEPFHFIRKMACNFGWDWGPTLVTAGIWQEIGLHAWSTARLATVRPLVTMDGRDGRVELHVEVERASDVPLTVRAAVAEACADVVVPAGQRTAVLTLTVREPALWWPRGYGDQARHPVDVTLYGPDGDTVDTWSHRIGFRSVRLDTTPDEHGTPFALSVNDVPVFVRGVNWIPDDVFPTRVTRDRLAERFDQATEANVNLLRVWGGGRYESADFYDLADERGLLVQQDFLFACAAYPEEEPFGTEVAAEAAEQVTRLSPYPSLVLWTGNNENIWGWHDWDWQQPLAGRTWGRGYYLDVLPRIVGDLDPTRPYWPGSPWSGSDAIHPNDPAHGTTHIWDVWNTDDYTKYREYVPRFVAEFGYQAPPAYATLRRALSDEPLAHDSPGMAHHQKAANGDAKLQRGLDAHLPAPADFDDWHYLTQLNQARAIQLGVEHFRSHRDVCAGTIVWQLNDCWPVTSWSAVDGDGRRKPLWYALRHAYADRLLTVQPRDGGLALVAVNDGGTPWQASASVTRVTLTGESRAKTTTALDVPAYSSIVLALPADLVRPDEGHRELLVAEADDTTERALWFFAEDRDVDWPSAAWDATVEPVDGGQQVRVTARTVLRDLALFADRLDATATVDEALVTLLPGESVLFTVRAGAPLDPAALVARPVLRCVNDIRQR, from the coding sequence TTGAGTCGACAGGCACTCTACGACGGTTGGATGCTGCGGGCAGCCCACGGAGCGCAGGTGCCACCCGACATCGCCGGACGGGCCGTGCCGGCGACCGTGCCGGGCTGCGTGCACACCGACCTGCTCGACGCCGGGCTGATCCCCGACCCCTGTCTCGACGACAACGAGCTGACGCTGGCCTGGATCGGGCGCACCGGGTGGACGTACCAGACGAGCTTCCGGCCGCCGTCCGGCGACCACGACCGGGTCGACCTGGTCTGTGCCGGCCTGGACACCGTCGCCACGATCGCCGTCAACGGCGTCGAGGTCGGCCGTACCGAGAACATGCACCGCGGCTACCGGTTCGACGTCCGGTCGTCGCTGCGCGACGGCGACAACGACCTGGTGGTCGCGTTCGGCTCCGCGTACCGCTACGCCGAGGCGCAGCAGGAGCGACTCGGCGACCGACCGAACGCCTACCCGGAGCCGTTCCACTTCATCCGCAAGATGGCCTGCAACTTCGGCTGGGACTGGGGGCCGACACTGGTCACCGCCGGCATCTGGCAGGAGATCGGCCTGCACGCCTGGTCCACCGCCCGGCTGGCCACCGTCCGCCCACTGGTCACCATGGACGGCCGCGACGGCCGCGTCGAGCTGCACGTCGAGGTCGAGCGGGCGTCGGACGTCCCGCTGACCGTCCGGGCCGCCGTCGCCGAGGCCTGTGCCGACGTGGTCGTCCCGGCCGGGCAGCGCACGGCCGTGCTGACCCTCACCGTCCGCGAGCCGGCGCTCTGGTGGCCCCGGGGGTACGGCGACCAGGCGCGGCACCCCGTCGACGTGACCCTGTACGGGCCGGACGGCGACACGGTGGACACCTGGTCGCACCGGATCGGCTTCCGCTCGGTCCGACTGGACACCACGCCCGACGAGCACGGCACCCCGTTCGCGTTGTCGGTCAACGACGTCCCGGTCTTCGTCCGCGGCGTCAACTGGATCCCCGACGACGTGTTCCCCACCCGGGTCACCCGCGACCGCCTCGCCGAGCGGTTCGACCAGGCCACCGAAGCCAACGTCAACCTGCTGCGGGTCTGGGGCGGCGGCCGGTACGAGTCGGCGGACTTCTACGACCTCGCCGACGAGCGTGGGCTGCTCGTCCAGCAGGACTTCCTCTTCGCCTGCGCCGCCTACCCGGAGGAGGAACCCTTCGGCACCGAGGTGGCCGCCGAAGCCGCCGAGCAGGTGACCCGGCTGTCGCCGTACCCGTCGCTGGTGCTCTGGACCGGCAACAACGAGAACATCTGGGGTTGGCACGACTGGGACTGGCAGCAGCCCCTCGCCGGACGCACCTGGGGGCGCGGCTACTACCTCGACGTGCTGCCCCGGATCGTCGGCGACCTCGACCCGACCCGCCCGTACTGGCCGGGCAGCCCCTGGTCGGGCAGCGACGCCATCCACCCCAACGACCCGGCGCACGGCACCACCCACATCTGGGACGTGTGGAACACCGACGACTACACGAAGTACCGGGAGTACGTGCCGCGCTTCGTCGCCGAGTTCGGCTACCAGGCCCCACCGGCGTACGCCACACTGCGCCGCGCGCTGAGCGACGAACCCCTCGCCCACGACTCACCGGGCATGGCACACCACCAGAAGGCGGCCAACGGTGACGCCAAACTCCAGCGCGGCCTGGACGCGCACCTGCCCGCCCCGGCGGACTTCGACGACTGGCACTACCTGACGCAGCTCAACCAGGCCCGCGCGATCCAACTCGGGGTGGAGCACTTCCGCTCCCACCGGGACGTCTGCGCCGGCACCATCGTGTGGCAGCTCAACGACTGCTGGCCGGTGACCTCCTGGTCGGCCGTCGACGGCGACGGCCGCCGCAAACCCCTGTGGTACGCGCTGCGCCACGCGTACGCCGACCGGCTCCTCACCGTGCAACCGCGCGACGGTGGTCTCGCCCTGGTCGCGGTCAACGACGGCGGAACGCCGTGGCAAGCGTCGGCCTCGGTGACCCGGGTGACCCTCACCGGTGAGTCCCGGGCGAAGACGACGACGGCACTGGACGTCCCGGCGTACTCCTCGATCGTGCTGGCGCTGCCGGCGGACCTGGTCCGACCGGACGAAGGGCACCGTGAGTTGCTGGTCGCGGAGGCTGATGACACCACGGAGCGCGCCCTGTGGTTCTTCGCCGAGGACAGGGACGTGGACTGGCCTTCGGCGGCCTGGGACGCGACGGTCGAGCCGGTCGACGGCGGTCAGCAGGTCCGGGTCACGGCCCGCACCGTGCTCCGCGACCTGGCGCTCTTTGCGGACCGGCTGGATGCGACCGCCACTGTGGACGAAGCCCTGGTCACCCTGCTGCCGGGCGAGTCGGTGCTGTTCACCGTGCGCGCCGGGGCCCCGCTGGACCCGGCGGCTCTCGTCGCCCGCCCGGTGCTGCGCTGCGTCAACGACATCCGCCAACGCTGA
- a CDS encoding copper homeostasis protein CutC, with amino-acid sequence MSTFEICIDSVEGAVAAEEAGADRVELCSALFDGGLTPSLGTIETTLRAVNRIRVHVIVRPRAGDFIYSPFEIEAMERDVRAAVAAGAHGIVIGALTADGDVDVPTTRRLIAAAGDVSITFHRAFDMTRDPYAALEQLIELGVHRVLTSGQEVSVLEGAPLIAELVRRAAGRIVVMPGGGITPRNIARIVEATGADEYHFAALVSSDSPAVHRNPAPLMGGSLNRPEYERSGTSGALVGQVLAAARA; translated from the coding sequence ATGAGCACATTCGAGATCTGCATCGACAGCGTCGAGGGAGCGGTCGCCGCCGAGGAGGCCGGCGCCGACCGGGTGGAGCTGTGCTCCGCGCTCTTCGACGGTGGCCTGACCCCCAGCCTGGGCACCATCGAGACGACACTGCGCGCCGTCAACCGGATCCGGGTCCACGTGATCGTCCGGCCCCGGGCCGGCGACTTCATCTACTCGCCGTTCGAGATCGAGGCGATGGAGCGGGACGTGCGGGCCGCCGTCGCGGCCGGCGCGCACGGCATCGTGATCGGCGCGTTGACCGCCGATGGCGACGTCGACGTGCCGACCACCCGCCGGTTGATCGCCGCCGCCGGTGACGTCAGCATCACCTTCCACCGCGCGTTCGACATGACCCGCGACCCGTACGCGGCGCTGGAGCAGCTGATCGAGCTGGGCGTACACCGGGTGCTCACCTCGGGCCAGGAGGTCAGCGTGCTGGAGGGTGCCCCACTCATCGCCGAGCTGGTGCGCCGGGCCGCCGGACGGATCGTCGTCATGCCCGGTGGTGGCATCACCCCGCGCAACATCGCCCGGATCGTCGAGGCGACGGGTGCCGACGAGTACCACTTCGCGGCCCTGGTCAGCTCGGACAGCCCGGCCGTGCACCGCAACCCGGCGCCGCTGATGGGCGGCAGCCTGAACCGGCCCGAGTACGAGCGCTCCGGCACCTCCGGTGCCCTGGTCGGCCAGGTGCTCGCCGCCGCCCGCGCCTGA